A region of Streptomyces sp. NBC_01788 DNA encodes the following proteins:
- a CDS encoding MoaD/ThiS family protein — MAIEVRIPTILRQYTDGQKAVDGNGETLAELFADLETRHPGIRARIVDEANGAQLRRFVNVYLNDEDVRFLDGISTKLADGDNVTILPAVAGGMR, encoded by the coding sequence ATGGCCATCGAGGTCCGCATCCCCACCATCCTCCGCCAGTACACCGACGGCCAGAAGGCCGTCGACGGCAACGGGGAGACCCTCGCCGAGCTCTTCGCCGACCTCGAGACCCGGCACCCGGGCATCCGGGCACGCATCGTCGACGAGGCGAACGGCGCGCAGCTGCGCCGCTTCGTCAACGTCTACCTCAACGACGAGGACGTGCGCTTCCTGGACGGCATCTCCACCAAGCTCGCCGACGGCGACAACGTGACGATCCTGCCGGCCGTGGCCGGCGGCATGCGCTGA
- a CDS encoding putative leader peptide, protein MVLHDVSDKTPGMLLVARLHVDLCRLNSAIC, encoded by the coding sequence ATGGTTCTCCACGACGTGAGCGACAAGACGCCGGGCATGCTGCTCGTGGCGCGGCTGCACGTCGACCTGTGCAGGCTGAACAGCGCCATCTGTTGA
- a CDS encoding M67 family metallopeptidase, giving the protein MLTLTQALHDQIVAHARKDHPDEACGVVAGPEGSGRPERFVPMVNAARSPTFYEFGSQDLLKLYREMDDRDEEPVIVYHSHTATEAYPSRTDINYANEPGAHYVLVSTADTDGLGEFQFRSFRIVDGEVTEEEVKVVEAY; this is encoded by the coding sequence ATGCTGACCCTTACCCAGGCCCTCCACGACCAGATCGTCGCCCACGCCCGCAAGGACCACCCCGACGAGGCGTGCGGCGTGGTGGCCGGACCCGAGGGATCCGGGCGGCCCGAGCGGTTCGTCCCCATGGTGAACGCGGCCCGCTCGCCCACCTTCTACGAGTTCGGCTCGCAGGACCTGCTCAAGCTCTACCGCGAGATGGACGACCGGGACGAGGAGCCCGTGATCGTCTACCACTCGCACACCGCCACCGAGGCCTACCCCTCCCGCACCGACATCAACTACGCCAACGAGCCCGGCGCGCACTACGTCCTGGTCTCCACGGCCGACACCGACGGGCTCGGCGAGTTCCAGTTCCGCTCCTTCCGCATCGTCGACGGCGAGGTCACGGAGGAGGAGGTCAAGGTGGTGGAGGCGTACTGA
- a CDS encoding amino acid permease, which translates to MTSEQVTEAPEEGYERGLGSRQVQMIAIGGAIGVGLFLGAGANIAKAGPSLIVMYALAGLIIFFIMRALGELLLYRPVSGSFAEYSREFLGPFFGFFTGWTYWLMWVVTGMAELTAAAIYVHYWFPAVPQWVTALVFLVVLFVANLISVKVFGEIEFWFSMVKVTALIGMIVIGLGVLTFGFSAAGDTAAVSNLWAFDGFFPKGVGSSLMTLQGVMFAYLAVELVGVTAGESEDPEKTLPKAINTLPWRIALFYVGALTVILCVVKWTEFAPGVSPFVKAFAVIGIPAGAGIVNFVVLTAALSSCNSGMYSTGRMLRTLADNGEAPRFFSRLSSSKTPALGITVSVAFMGIGVVLNYIVPEKAFGYVTSVATAAGIWTWLMILISHVLYRRGVEAGRLRASSFPAPGGSKCSYVAIVFLLFVTCLIAYDADSRVCLYVMAGWTAALAIGWAILKNRNPQVADRSEQQLENVG; encoded by the coding sequence ATGACCTCAGAGCAGGTCACGGAAGCCCCCGAAGAGGGGTACGAGCGCGGTCTCGGCAGCCGCCAGGTCCAGATGATCGCCATCGGCGGCGCCATCGGCGTCGGACTCTTCCTGGGCGCGGGGGCGAACATCGCCAAGGCCGGACCCAGCCTCATCGTCATGTACGCCCTCGCGGGCCTCATCATCTTCTTCATCATGCGGGCGCTCGGCGAGCTCCTGCTGTACCGCCCCGTCTCGGGCTCCTTCGCGGAGTACTCCCGCGAGTTCCTCGGCCCGTTCTTCGGCTTCTTCACCGGCTGGACGTACTGGCTGATGTGGGTGGTGACCGGAATGGCCGAGCTGACGGCCGCCGCGATCTACGTCCACTACTGGTTCCCCGCCGTCCCGCAGTGGGTGACCGCGCTGGTGTTCCTGGTGGTCCTCTTCGTGGCCAACCTGATCTCCGTGAAGGTCTTCGGCGAGATCGAGTTCTGGTTCTCGATGGTCAAGGTCACCGCCCTCATCGGCATGATCGTGATCGGTCTCGGCGTCCTCACCTTCGGCTTCAGCGCCGCCGGCGACACCGCCGCCGTCAGCAACCTCTGGGCGTTCGACGGCTTCTTCCCCAAGGGCGTCGGTTCCTCCCTGATGACCCTCCAGGGCGTGATGTTCGCCTACCTCGCCGTCGAACTGGTCGGCGTCACCGCGGGCGAGTCCGAGGACCCGGAGAAGACCCTCCCCAAGGCGATCAACACCCTGCCCTGGCGCATCGCCCTGTTCTACGTCGGCGCCCTCACCGTCATTCTGTGCGTGGTGAAGTGGACCGAGTTCGCCCCGGGCGTCAGCCCCTTCGTGAAGGCGTTCGCGGTCATCGGCATCCCGGCCGGCGCGGGCATCGTGAACTTCGTCGTGCTCACCGCCGCCCTGTCCTCCTGCAACTCCGGCATGTACTCCACCGGCCGCATGCTGCGCACCCTCGCCGACAACGGCGAGGCCCCCCGGTTCTTCAGCCGCCTGTCCAGCTCCAAGACCCCGGCGCTCGGCATCACCGTCTCCGTCGCCTTCATGGGCATCGGCGTGGTGCTGAACTACATCGTCCCGGAGAAGGCCTTCGGCTACGTCACCTCCGTCGCCACCGCCGCCGGCATCTGGACCTGGCTGATGATCCTGATCAGCCACGTCCTGTACCGCCGCGGAGTCGAGGCGGGCCGGCTGCGCGCCTCCTCCTTCCCCGCCCCCGGCGGCTCCAAGTGCTCCTACGTCGCCATCGTGTTCCTGCTCTTCGTCACCTGCCTGATCGCGTACGACGCCGACTCCCGCGTCTGTCTGTACGTGATGGCCGGGTGGACCGCCGCCCTGGCCATCGGCTGGGCGATCCTCAAGAACCGCAACCCGCAGGTCGCCGACCGCAGCGAGCAGCAGCTCGAGAACGTCGGCTGA
- a CDS encoding DUF2017 domain-containing protein, whose amino-acid sequence MPGTFEPLPGGGASVALDDVEISIIRSLAVQLLELIGPGPAEDDVPADPLAQLFAEGPSEPPSDPVLKRLFPDAYRDPEQTDGNPREAAEQRAHSAEFRRYTENDLRAGKRENALAVIHSLNALTPGEGGLAVLELTTAESRRWLGALNDLRLAIGARLEITDEDDTDDFYLLPDEDPRKPMVMAYLWLGGLQETLVTTLMA is encoded by the coding sequence ATGCCCGGAACCTTCGAACCGCTCCCCGGCGGCGGCGCGTCCGTCGCCCTCGACGACGTCGAGATCTCCATCATCCGCTCACTGGCGGTGCAGCTCCTGGAGCTCATCGGCCCCGGCCCCGCCGAGGACGACGTCCCCGCCGACCCGCTCGCCCAGCTGTTCGCCGAGGGCCCGAGCGAACCGCCGTCCGACCCCGTCCTCAAGCGGCTCTTCCCGGACGCCTACCGCGACCCCGAGCAGACCGACGGCAACCCGCGGGAGGCCGCCGAGCAGCGCGCCCACTCCGCCGAGTTCCGCCGCTACACCGAGAACGACCTGCGCGCCGGCAAGCGCGAGAACGCCCTCGCGGTGATCCACTCGCTCAACGCGCTCACCCCCGGTGAAGGGGGTCTCGCGGTCCTCGAACTGACGACGGCCGAGTCCCGGCGGTGGCTCGGCGCGCTCAACGACCTGCGCCTCGCCATCGGTGCCCGGCTGGAGATCACCGACGAGGACGACACGGACGACTTCTACCTGCTGCCGGACGAGGACCCGCGCAAGCCGATGGTGATGGCCTACCTCTGGCTGGGCGGCCTCCAGGAGACCCTCGTCACCACGCTCATGGCATAG
- the clpS gene encoding ATP-dependent Clp protease adapter ClpS — MGPVTAAAPMEIEKTESVEEVFAVPEPDVPWVTIVHNDPVNLMSYVTYVFQTYFGYSKDKATKLMLDVHHKGRAIVSSGTREEMERDVQAMHGYGLWATLQQDRK, encoded by the coding sequence ATGGGGCCTGTGACGGCAGCCGCGCCCATGGAGATCGAGAAGACCGAGTCGGTGGAGGAGGTCTTCGCCGTACCCGAACCCGACGTGCCCTGGGTGACGATCGTGCACAACGACCCCGTCAATCTCATGAGCTATGTGACGTACGTCTTCCAGACGTACTTCGGCTACTCCAAGGACAAGGCCACCAAGCTCATGCTCGACGTCCACCACAAAGGCCGGGCGATCGTCTCCAGCGGGACCCGTGAGGAGATGGAACGGGACGTGCAGGCCATGCACGGCTATGGTCTGTGGGCCACCCTCCAGCAGGACCGGAAGTAG
- a CDS encoding nicotinate phosphoribosyltransferase: MGVADLGLPVDVPSTALFTDHYELTMLQAALKSGTAGRRSVFEVFTRRLPDGRRYGVVGGTGRVLDAVENFRFDADVLRFLRERRVVDEPTLEWLAGYRFGGDIWGYPEGEVYFPGSPIMRVEGSFGECVLLETVILSILNHDSAIAAAASRMSSAAQGRPLIEMGARRTHELAAVAASRAAYLGGFTSTSDLAAGFRYNIPTVGTSAHAFTLLHDSERDAFQAQVDSLGRDTTLLVDTYDVAEAVRTAVEIAGPELGSVRIDSGDLLLVAHRVRQQLDELGARDTRIIVTSDLDEYAIASLAAAPVDAYGVGTQLVTGSGHPTASMVYKLVARAGSGDAGAPLVPVAKKSTGGKTSIGGRKWAARRLDAYGVAEAEVVGTGPVPDALAGRQLLVELVKGGEVVAREPLDAARERHAAARANLPLSATQLSRGEPVLPTEYVHRGSGS; encoded by the coding sequence GTGGGCGTTGCTGACCTTGGGCTGCCGGTGGACGTTCCCTCGACGGCTCTGTTCACCGATCACTACGAGCTGACGATGCTCCAGGCCGCGCTGAAGTCGGGGACGGCCGGGCGGCGCAGCGTGTTCGAGGTCTTCACCCGGCGGCTGCCCGACGGGCGCCGCTACGGGGTCGTGGGCGGTACCGGGCGGGTGCTGGACGCGGTGGAGAACTTCCGCTTCGACGCGGACGTCCTCAGGTTCCTGCGCGAGCGCCGGGTGGTGGACGAGCCGACCCTGGAGTGGCTCGCCGGCTACCGGTTCGGCGGGGACATCTGGGGCTACCCCGAGGGCGAGGTGTACTTCCCGGGCTCGCCGATCATGCGGGTGGAGGGGTCGTTCGGCGAGTGCGTGCTGCTGGAGACGGTGATCCTGTCGATCCTCAACCACGACTCGGCGATCGCGGCCGCCGCCTCGCGGATGTCCTCGGCCGCCCAGGGCCGCCCGCTGATCGAGATGGGCGCCCGCCGCACCCATGAGCTGGCCGCGGTCGCCGCCTCGCGGGCCGCCTACCTCGGCGGCTTCACCTCCACCTCCGACCTGGCCGCCGGCTTCCGCTACAACATCCCGACCGTGGGCACCTCCGCGCACGCCTTCACCCTGCTGCACGACAGCGAGCGGGACGCCTTCCAGGCACAGGTCGACTCGCTCGGCCGGGACACCACGCTGCTGGTGGACACATACGACGTGGCCGAGGCGGTCCGTACGGCCGTCGAGATCGCCGGGCCCGAGCTGGGCTCGGTGCGCATCGACTCCGGCGACCTGCTGCTGGTCGCGCACCGGGTGCGGCAGCAGCTCGACGAGCTGGGCGCCCGTGACACGAGGATCATCGTCACCTCGGACCTGGACGAGTACGCCATCGCCTCGCTGGCGGCGGCGCCCGTGGACGCCTACGGCGTCGGCACCCAGCTGGTCACCGGCTCCGGGCACCCGACGGCGTCCATGGTCTACAAGCTGGTCGCGCGCGCCGGGAGCGGTGACGCCGGGGCGCCGCTGGTGCCGGTGGCGAAGAAGTCCACCGGCGGCAAGACCTCCATCGGCGGCCGCAAGTGGGCGGCGCGCCGACTGGACGCGTACGGGGTCGCGGAGGCCGAGGTCGTGGGCACCGGTCCGGTGCCGGACGCGCTGGCCGGCCGGCAGCTCCTGGTGGAGCTGGTCAAGGGCGGCGAGGTGGTCGCCCGCGAGCCACTGGACGCGGCCCGGGAGCGGCACGCGGCCGCCCGTGCCAACCTGCCGCTGTCGGCGACCCAGCTGTCCAGAGGGGAACCCGTCCTTCCGACGGAGTACGTACACCGGGGCTCGGGTAGCTAG
- a CDS encoding isochorismatase family protein, producing the protein MRRALIVVDVQNDFCEGGSLAVAGGADVAAAVTELIGQAPAGYRHVVATRDHHIAPGGHFADNPDFVRSWPAHCVAGTEGVGFHPNFAPAVASGAVDAVFDKGAYSAAYSGFEGTDENGEPLADWLRARQIDEVDVVGIATDHCVRATALDAVKEGFRTQVLLDLTAGVSRSTTDRALEDLRQAGVTLTGKPVVA; encoded by the coding sequence ATGCGTCGCGCCTTGATCGTCGTCGATGTGCAGAACGACTTCTGCGAGGGGGGCAGCCTCGCGGTGGCCGGGGGCGCCGACGTCGCCGCCGCCGTCACCGAGCTCATCGGGCAGGCCCCCGCGGGCTACCGGCACGTGGTGGCGACCCGGGACCACCACATCGCGCCCGGCGGCCACTTCGCCGACAACCCCGACTTCGTCCGCTCCTGGCCGGCGCACTGTGTCGCGGGCACCGAGGGTGTGGGCTTCCATCCGAACTTCGCCCCCGCCGTCGCCTCGGGAGCCGTAGACGCGGTCTTCGACAAGGGCGCGTACTCGGCGGCCTACAGCGGCTTCGAGGGCACCGACGAGAACGGCGAGCCGCTGGCCGACTGGCTCAGGGCCCGGCAGATCGACGAGGTGGACGTGGTCGGAATCGCCACGGACCACTGTGTCCGCGCCACCGCCCTGGACGCCGTGAAGGAGGGCTTCCGCACCCAGGTCCTCCTTGACCTCACGGCCGGGGTCTCCCGGTCCACCACGGACCGGGCCCTGGAGGACCTGCGTCAGGCAGGCGTGACCCTCACCGGCAAACCGGTGGTCGCCTAG